ATATCTTGCTCTCTTGCCGCGTTTATTGTTATCTTAGATCCAACTGGTGACACTAACATTTGAGCTTGGACTCTCCAACTTGACCAGAAGCTTTATGTTATATCCAACTTATTGAAGATGGAATTTCCATAAGTTTGATACTTGAATGAGATTGTCTGAAGTTGTCATTTCATTCTATTAGTTATGGAGCTTCTAAGGGTTCTTGCTCTCTTATTTTGTCTTTAACTACCATTTTTTCCATTGTTAAGGGAAACTCAATATCGACAACCAAGTACAACTTCTTCACATTTATACCTAAAGGGTTGTTTGAACAGGTAAATCAGTGTGAAATATCTTGTGCCATAGAGTTTATGGTTTCTTATACCCATTGCtcatttagtaaacttgtttTATGTTGGTGCATTACTGGCCATGTGCCATTTTAATTGCCTAGATGCCTGACATCATGTATGTCATCAAATTGACAGTTCAGGCGGGTTGCTAACCTGTACTTTCTCATGATATCAATTTTGTCGGCAACACCTTTCAGGTATGTTAAAATATTCTTAGACCATACTGGCCGGGATGATTGCAGGAGTGAGCATTGAGACTAGCTTACCCTTGCTTACCATCATTTTAGAGCTTTTCATCTGATTTTCAATCATGTCTAAAGTTGTCATTTGGCAATTTCTTGGTAATAACTATGATGGTTTTACCATATCATTCACTTTCAATTGCACTTATTTGCAATTACGTACTCCATTTATTACATATTCATAGCCTGTTTCTAAGATTCTGTATGTTGTGAAGCCTGGTAGTTATTATCTTATCGTACAGTGGTCTATGCCAATTCATGCCAAAaagtgaacatttttttttttttttttggtaaaggtaagagaTATATATTGACTTAAGCCAAAAAGTGAACATTCAGGAGCAGAAGATGGAAAACTTGGCTGGTGATAGATAGAATGGAGTTGACATGCCTTTCCATCCTTCCGAGCAACACATTTGAGAGattgaacttcaaatttgaattaatattatgtcataaaaaaatcttgGAAGTTTAATTACTTTTGGATTCTCTTTCAATTCTGGTTTCATGCATTTGGTAGGAACTTTGAGCTAGAACCAATGTTGTAACTTCAAATATCCTACCGTGCTTCAGCATACAGGTTTCCAATTGCTCAGTATGTGATTGGAATGTTTCtgtatttttttcatgattttatgTGCTTGTAAATTGCGGAAAGTTCTGGAAAGAATGCCTGCTCTGTTATAATTACCTTGTTACTTATTTCCATGTCGGACCCTTTATAGACATGTGTAATTGTGTCGCCTTCTTGGGCTTTTCAATCGTGGCTTTACCATATAGATTGATGTATGAAGTTAGGgacctttgttttgtttgtattaATCCTTGCTTTTTTATTGTGCTTCAAAGATGATATTTTGCTGTAACAAACTTCTTTTGATCTGTCAGTCCTGTGAGCCCTGTAACGAACATGGTCCCCCTCAGTTTGGTTCTTCTTGTGTCTCTGTGTAAGGAGGCATATGAGGACTGGGTAAGTATAATTCGTCTTAATTTGCTTGCTAtctagatttcttttttctccctttctttttattcagtaattttttttttcttgtgatgcCATTTGGTGTTTCTAAAGGGTTTGTTTTGTTTACTAAGTACTGGGTCATGTAATTGTGTCACAGGAGAAGCTAGAATATGCTTaacctgtttttttttccttctatttatgCATAACAGAAACGTTTTCAAAATGACATGGCGATAAATAACACTCTTGTGGACGTGTTACAAGATCAACGGTGGGAGCCCATCCCCTGGAAGAAGTTACAAGTTGGAGATATTGTGAAAGTGAGTAGTATTTATGTTTTTAGACTGACTTTTTCTGTATGATTTATCATGTGATCGTGTTTCATCTGGTGAAAGACATTGTATTTTATTGAAGTAGATCATTTGTGTGTGGAATGGTGTCATCTTCAGGGTGTTATCTTTATGTTGGATTTGGCAATATCATGCATCACAGTTTTTACATTCTATGTTAGTTCTCCAATTTTATATTGGGTGATTATTGCTAATTGAGCTTCCATAACCATGCCATGTTCACTATTTATTCTGCAAATTCTAAATATATCTCTCTCTTCAATGTCCATGCTCGTCTTTtgcatttgagattttactatGCTTGTCTTCTGCCTTTGAGAGATTTTGGTGCTTGGAagaagccaattttttttccctctaattCTGGACTATTTCATGCTCAATAATATTTACTATCGTAGTTCTTGTTCTTTAATTTTAAAGATAGTCTAGCATGCTTGAAGATGCAGAAAAAATTaagttatcttgcatatcttgTTACATTTTACTGCTCCATATGGTTTCATCATATTCTGGAAATGGTGATTAAGCATCGTGTGGCTCCAATTGAGGATAAGTTGAGAGAAATTCGTTTGAAATGATTTGGTCATGTGGAACAAAGGTTTTAGATGTCCAATGAGGAGAGTTAATCTGGGTATGAAGACTTGGGTTAGAAGGGGGAAGGGAAGACTTAAAGGACATGGAATGAGACGACAAAGAAAGATTTGGACCACATAGAGGTTACATAAGAAGACATGATGCAAATAGCTGGCTTCATTTAGAGGGATGAGgcttttcttgttgttgttgtagACATTCCCGTATTTGGGAAAGTGTAGCTTTTGTAGCATTGGACCTTTGAAACTGAGAGGGACCTGTTATGAGGAGCTCTGTTGTAGAAGTGTAGCTTTTCATAGATGTGTGATAATGCTGCATTATGTTGGCTATACTCTTCATAATCTTGCATTTGGCTGTTTCCCCACGTATGAACAAAAGTCATTAATTTGGCAATGGCGACTCATATTCTGATTTTCTTTAACTCTGGTGAAATTGTTTCTTGTACCCGTTGCAGGTTAAACAGGATGGCttctttcctgcagatttgctTTTTCTCGCTAGTACAAATGCTGACGGAGTCTGCTACACTGAGGTTTAAGAACAATCATTCTTGAATCTTGACATGCTGGTTGCATTTCATTGCTGTTATTTATCTTACACTGAGGTCTAAGAACAACCATTCTCGAATCTTGATATGCTGGTTGCATTTCGTTGCTGTTATTTATCTGTCATGTTTGACTttgctttttcaaattttcagaCTGCAAATTTGGATGGTGAAACAAATTTAAAGATCCGGAAGGCTTTGGAGAGGACTTGGGATTATGTTACCCCAGAAAAAGCATGGGAATTCAAAggtgaaattttcttttgattcctCTATTGTCATCTCATCTTTCTATGGTCCCcatgctcctttttttttttttttccttgaaaggGGGAGGGGGATGCAATATTAATATTCCGCAtgatttcatttaattttatttctgaCAAAATGGACATATTTGGTTTATATACTATGGGAGGGGAAGTGTTCAAAGATACTCAGAATATTTGTATAGGTTTATACTCGGTCTATGGTGTACAGTGGGAAATCTATAATTACCATATTGAATAATGTGAATAGTTAGAGAGACCAACCCCAGCTTTCAATCAGAAAATCCCTCTCTTGGTTTCATTTTTACATTCGTTTATATTCATTGTGACTAACTTTCAAGCAACATATTTGTTGTTTTGTGCTATTATTACACCATTGAACTTTCAAGGATAAAATCATGTTATTTGTCAAAAATACTTGGGAATTTAAGATTACTAGACGAACATACAACTTAAGTCAGTTGTTCACCGAGCATTGCCCAATGTGGACTGGTTGCAAATGTCATTTTTCCGTATAACTTATTGCATACCGCACTTTAAGAGCTCTTATTCAGGCTAATAAAAAAGGCTTTACTATTTTCATGGGACTTAAACTTTTCGAGTGTTGGCtctactctccctctctctcacacatTGCAAATTTCACTTCTCCTCTCTCAAAGTTTTCCATACCTCCTGCTTTATTAGGATGGGGATGGGATATATATATCACCTTTGATTTTGTTGGTAAAAGGTACTTTTATCTCTTATCTGATGAATACTAACATCACATGAGCAGAAGAGAGGATGAAAGTCCTATGTACGCATGAAAGAAAGAACCTGGATGCAAATCAAGGCAATTAGTAGAGAATCTGAAAATAATAAGGAACTAAGTCGCTGTTTTACAAGAGATTCACTGTTTGGATATCCAAGAGCCTAAAGTTTGAGCTCTTAAATAAGTGCCGCTGGTTTCTTATACCCTCCAGCCACTTGGTGTAGATTCCATGTATTTGTCTGAATTAACAAGCTCATCTGTTTTCCTGTGCAAGACTGTGTACTCACAGGTCAAGTGGATGaattctcttttgttgattCATAATGTTAATTTGTCTCATTCCCCGTcttcaatatttttatatatctgTGGGAAGATGAGCTTACTTCCTTCTTTTTGCTGAACAGTTTCTGGTGGTCATAGCTTGTTTTTGCAGCAAGAATAATCTTAAATAAGCatatctttcctttcctttcttttgcttgCCTTTTACAACTTCATGTTTTTCTGATTGATGTCTCTGTAAGATGAGCTAGGATCACTGATGGCCGTTGAGGATCTTCCTGATGGTGGTGTATATTTGTGAATGAAACATGAAGATGTGAATGATCTCTCTGACCCATCCTTTGATGTGGCGTACATGGTCATGTCTTATTCATTGTTATTTGCATGATTggctgatttttttaataaatcttACACGAAAGCCATTTTATCTGATCTTTATTCTTCCCAGAATCCCTCTTGAAGCCAACAAAAGCAGAATAGATACAAATTTCAGTTAGTTCTGCCTTTAAACCCAAGCAAGTTCCCAAACATGTTGGTGTCCTTGTTGATGGGTTGGCATGCCTAGAATTTCCTTTCGAAGTAATCTATATATTTTTGTCACTTATGAAGCATGAGATCCGGAACTTTTACCTGCGGATGTGCTTGTAGCTCCAATGCTGGAATGCTGATGGATCCAAATTATGGATTTTATGACTAGATTTGGAATATTTGTTGTAAAGCAGTCTTTTGCTTTCTCTATAGTAGATTAGTCCTCAAGCATTTGCCCTCCAGTTGGTTTTTTGTGAGGCCTAAGCAGCTATTGTCTTCTCTGCTTATGTGAACTAAAAGTAACATGTGCTCTGTGTACATGCTTGCACCACGAATGTAAACAATGGCTTTCTAGCATGCACTTAAACAATCATCTTGCTCTACCTTTTCTGCCTTACAGATGTCACAGACTTACCTTCggacaggaaaaaaagaaaaactcacgaaaattttttgccaattgCAGGTGAAGTGCAGTGTGAGCAACCAAACAATTCGTTGTACACGTTCACTGGCAATCTTATACATCAAAAGCAAACTTTACCTCTCACCCCAAACCAAATTCTGTTGCGGGTATGGTTGCTTTTCTGTTGTTTACTGTCCTTCATTTAGTCTGGAggtctttattttttattcattgagTTGCTATAATGTTTTTGATGCACAAACCTCTTACTCAAGTTCTCTGCATTTCTCGTAAATATATTCTTTAGAAATACATTAGATCATTCAAGAAATATGGTTTTAAGCTATTCTTCTGCTTCTACATATGTTGATGTGGACTTTTCATTCACTGAATTGTGGGACCGTGGCATACATATTTTCAGGGATGCAGTCTTAGGAACACTGAATACATTGTTGCTGCGGTCATTTTTACTGGTCATGAGACTAAGGTATGCTCCCAGAAATCTCTTCATACCCCTGTTTGGTCCTTTGTTACTTGCCTTAGCAGCAAATATCTCTGGTAGGATGAAACAGATTTAATTCTGCTGATGTGAAaatggtacatttgtgatacAAATATGCCCTGAATTGTGGCAGGCATTCTCCATCTATGTTGAGAACACTGATTTTATAAGTTCCGTCTTTTGTTGGCACAAATAATTGCAGGTTATGATGAATGCCATGAATGTTCCTTCCAAGAGGAGTACATTAGAGAGAAAACTGGACAAACTTATACTCACCCTTCTTGCTACTCTCTTTGTCATGTGTTTCATTGGAGCCATTGGCAGGTGCGGCAATTTCCTGCCTTGGATTTCTTGATTATGTTACCATCATTACATGAAATtacttcaaccaaaaaaaaagaagaagaaagaatctgCATTTCTACTATTGTTATATTTTCTTGTCATTACCTTCACATGATCTCATACATGGAGTTTTGCAGTGCTACTTTTATAAATCGCAAGTATTATTACTTGAGTCTGGGGAAGGGAGTGGAAGCTCAGTTTAACCCTGACAACAGACTAGTGGTACTTTATAATagcgactctctctctctctctctctcacatgcgCACACATGCAGGCGCATGAACGCACGTACATGcaccttcattttttttgcactataattttgtttttttcttttcaggtaTTTGCGGCGACAATGCTCACCCTTGTTACCCTTTTCTCAACTATTATTCCAATATCTCTGTATGTATCAATTGAGGTTAGTCTTCCAGGCTTGTGGTATATTCAGATGCACAAGTTGTCTTTCTCCACAACAGgatttatttatctaaatatAATTCTCTTCCTACACATTCATTTGGTGTTTGTCCTTCTTTTGTGCAAATTTCAGATGATCAAAATTTTTCAGTCCACGCAATATATCAACAAGGATTTGCACATGTATCATGCCGAGACCAATACCCCCGCACTAGCTAGGACTTCCAATTTAAATGAAGAACTTGGACAGGTAGATGGGTGTTATAGTTATTGTTGGCAATGAGGTCATTCTCATAATTTTGCTGTACAACAGTAACTATAGCAGTGTACATAAATGACCTTGTTATACTTTATAGTAAAGATAAAGCTGTTAGAGAGGTTCTTTGTCACTTGCTATTATCGTTTCACCTTTGCCATGtcaagaaattgcttttccaactATTAATTATGGAAATTGCTGCTTGGTACAGGTGGAATATATATTTTCAGATAAAACTGGAACTTTAACTAGAAATATGATGGAGTTTTTCAAGTGTTCAATTGGTGGAGAGGTTTATGGAACAGGCATAACTGAAATAGAGATGGGTGGGGCCCAACGGACTGGCAATAGAGTGGAGGTATAATGGGACATTTCATATGAAAATTAATGATGCATCTGTATCAATCGATAAATTTATGTGGCATCATCATGCAGATGTACAGGTCAGCCAATGCAGTCCACGAGAAGGGTTTTAATTTTGACGATGCAAGGCTCATGCGTGGAGCTTGGAGAAATGAGCCAAATCCTGATATGTGCAAGGTTGGTGTTACATTATAAGCAAATAGCCTATCAGCTTCTCTCATTAGGTGAAGGTTTAACTATCAAAGTATGTTTTCATTTGGGATACACTTGGATTGATATTGTTGTTGATTTTTAGGAGCTAGTTTTTGCTCCTCCATACTATTGAAGGTACGGTAGAATAATGCTTATTGTTTAGCTCACGCATGTGTATGTTTGTGCACATAGGTGGATGGGTGGTTTGCAGACATCTTCTTAAATGTTTGAGTCATCTATAGTGTCTTTTTAGATGCACCATGTCCAAAGTTATGCAAAAAAAGGCTTGGATATCTTCCTTTATGAGCATTATGAGAAAGAGCTATGGTGTGTGATCCTACTTTATTCAAAGATCTTGATTGATATGTTAATGTTTGAAAGATCAATTGAACAATCTGTATATAAGTTGCAAATAAACCAAGAGAAGACGTTAACAAGCAATATAGGTCAGGTTGCTTAATCTCTTGAAATGTCATGCATTTGGGAATGTGCTTTTAGATGTAACCAGATATTCGAGAGATCCTCTCCTAGATCTAATTTTTGTTTGTCTCCTGTTATTGATCCACATTGTATGTAACCACCAAGTGTCTCTACGGTAGTAATTGCAATGCATGTCTCAACCTTGAGAATTATTGCCAGTGATCCCATTTTCTCTTATTAGAAGCTTCAAATTAGATCCTCTCCTAAATTTAAGATATGTATTATGATGAAGTTCTGGCAACCTTTTAGTATATGCTTTATATGGTTCCATTGATTGAGTAAACAAGGATATTCGTGATATTGGATCTGTGGCCCTCCTCTTCTAAAGAATGCTTATATGTTCTTAATCTGCAGGAGTTTTTCAGGTGTCTCGCTATATGTCATACTGTATTACCTGAAGGAGATGATTCTCCAGAAAAGATAACATATCAAGCTGCATCACCTGATGAAGCTGCACTGGTGATTGCTGCAAAGAactttggcttcttcttctaCAGGTTTGCCCTTACTATGTCTGCACATGAtgaatttcttctttaattttataGCTTTCTTTGGCTACTGATGAGGAAGTTCATCTTCCATATAACTGACAATATGTGGTTGATATAGCACCATTGCTTCATTATCATGTTTGGCAATATTCTTACCTAATGAATTGTTGTTTGACCAATTATAGTGTTTGTAATGTCGATTCAAATCATAAAGCATGCCACAGTAATGGTCCTCATGTTTGTCTTAGTCATTTGTTATCTTACTCAGCCAGAAGATTGTTCTATTTGCAGGCGTACACCTACTATGATATATGTCCGAGAATCTCATGTGGAAAAGATGGGTAAAATTGATGATGTTGCCTATGAGATTCTCAATGTCCTTGAGTTTAACAGGTGgtcaacttttccttttatacttAATGCATATATTTTCACATTCAGTGAAACTAACAATTTTGGTGTCTTTGTTGAATATCTAGCACGAGGAAGCGTCAGTCTGTTGTGTGCCGTTATCCAAATGGCAGACTCGTTTTGTACTGcaaagtaataaaatatgacccttttgtttttcctcccTTGTATGAATGAGATTGCCAAATGCTGCTCAGAATCAAATTTGACTTTCCGAGGAACGTATTTTCTGCAGGGAGCTGATTCTGTGATCTATGAGAGGTTAGCTCCAGGACAAGATGACTTGAAAAGAATAACCAGGGAAAACTTGGAACAATATGGATCTGCTGGATTGCGTACCCTTTGCTTGGCCTATAGAGATTTGAGTCCCGAGATATATGAAGGGTGGAATGAGAAGTTTATACAGGCTAAATCATCACTAAGAGACCGtgagaagaaattggatgaggtACATGGCATCCTAACAAGTCAATGTTACACTAACAGAATAAGCATAGAGTAAATATGCTTTTGTTCTCTCTTTCCCCTTCAGGGTTCTTCTGACCTATATGGAACGTAAAATTTTAGCCTTCTGAATCTCAGTGTGCATCTATATGGTTGAGAACGACTGTCTGCATGAGAACCAGCCTTTGTGGAGTCTTGCTACCTATGTTCAAGACCTCTCAACATCCCTCTCTCCCACTCTCAATATCTggttttttcattaaaaaagtacaagatattttaaattttgtcccAGGATTCTTAAAATATgtaaatttcaatttgaatttgCTAGTATAAAGATTAGGTTTCTCTTTCGCATACTGCAAATTTGAAGGACAAAATGGAAATTAAATCTTCATATTTTGGAATATGAAAAGTCATAGTTGTCTTCAGTGAGAAGATTTGTGTATCTGACTATGAAGTTGTCATCACTGCTGTTCTGTCAGTGAAGATGAATATCACTGATTAAAGGGGTCAATTACATGGCTTGTCATGGTTTTTCTTGTATTGCTTCAATTAGTAGTAttgaaattgtgattcatgtgTAGGTTGCAGAACTAATAGAAAAGGAGCTTATATTGATTGGATGCACTGCAATTGAAGACAAACTTCAGGAAGGAGTACCCAATTGTATAGAGACTCTTTCTAAAGCTGGGATTAAGATATGGGTGCTAACAGGGGACAAGATGGAAACGGCTATCAACATCGCTTATGGTGCGTGACCTATTACAAAACTGCTTGTTATATTTAATTATGCTGTTGTGACTAAAAAATTAAACCTTTTTTGCTGCAGCATGCAAGTTGATTCATAATGATATGAAACAGTTTATCATTAGTTCGGAGACAGATGTGATTAGAGAAGTTGAAGAAAGGGTGAGAGGAATTACTTGCTTCAGCCATCTGTGCTGTGAAATTTACAAGATTCATTCATGTAACTATGTATTCGCTGTCCAGGGTGACCCAGTTGAGCTTGCACGTGTGATGAAGGAAGAAGTCAGAAAAGAGCTGAGTAAAAGTCTTGAGGAAGCACAAAGCTGTTTTCGCACTGTATCTGGTCCAAAACTTGCTCTTGTGATTGATGGGAAGTGCTTAATGTATGCATTGGACCCAAATTTGCGTACAATGCTGCTGAATTTGAGCTTGAACTGTACTTCAGTTGTTTGCTGCCGTGTCTCTCCTTTACAGAAAGCGCAGGTAGCCTCTGATGACTGTTAATATTGCATGTTACAAGAGTTCGAAGTACATGCTAATTAATTATGTATCACATAATTAGAGAAATATCAGCTCCCCTGTATTGGAAATTGGTGTTGGTTGACATTTTTAATTGTCGTGTCACTGGTTTAATTTCTTTCGAATATGATTGGTGCTTCTGATAACATTCATGCCATGATCTGTGAAAGTGATCCTGCAACTGGGTCACAAAAACTATTATATGCCATACACTCATATttcgttttgaatttttaaattggtacCATTTTTCATCAAGCGGGAGTAGGAAGAACTTTCCCTCCATTATTTGATTTACTGATCAAAGGAGTGTAGGAAGAACATTTAAAATGGAACAAGAAGCAAACTAAGCCTTATACCACTTAGTTTGAGTCAGCTATGGGAATCCTTAAAGACTCTCGCTTGTAACTATTTCAAGTCTTTGTAAGCTGTGAATATTGCATGTCTTTATTTATCATCTCCTTCCACATCTTTTAGGCTAGATATTGAGCACTTAGAGCTTACAGAAGATTTGATACGGAATAGAGCACATTAGCGTAATAAGATGTTGTATAACTGACCTTACTTATGGCTCTATGGTGAAGGTTTAAATTTGTTCTAATGTCATGAGTTTCCTCCCTTCATTTCAATGCCAACATATATTTACTGGAATGTACGGAAGGGGGGTTCATGAAGCTTATGGAGTTTCAACTCTCAGTTATTATTTTATGTGTCTGTAATTTCTTTGATAAAGTTATGCATAGTTACTTCCCAGCTGACATTTTCTGGAGCTTGGTCTACATCGAGTGTTAAGTATTGAGGGATCACATGGTTTTAATATTCAGTTTGAAGTAATTTCTTGAGTTTCTGTAACTCTTTATAGGTGACAAGTCTGGTGAAGAAGGGAGCTCGCAAGATAACGCTTAGCATTGGTGACGGTGCCAATGATGTTAGCATGATTCAAGCGGCTCATGTTGGTGTTGGCATTAGTGGGCAGGAAGGAATGCAAGCTGTGATGGCTAGTGATTTTGCAATTGCACAGTTCCGGT
The nucleotide sequence above comes from Eucalyptus grandis isolate ANBG69807.140 chromosome 2, ASM1654582v1, whole genome shotgun sequence. Encoded proteins:
- the LOC104433584 gene encoding phospholipid-transporting ATPase 3 is translated as MNGWERVKSSKSRFGRHSHISSDDRPSRTVRLGHVQPQAPTHRTIYCNDRDANLTVKFKGNSISTTKYNFFTFIPKGLFEQFRRVANLYFLMISILSATPFSPVSPVTNMVPLSLVLLVSLCKEAYEDWKRFQNDMAINNTLVDVLQDQRWEPIPWKKLQVGDIVKVKQDGFFPADLLFLASTNADGVCYTETANLDGETNLKIRKALERTWDYVTPEKAWEFKGEVQCEQPNNSLYTFTGNLIHQKQTLPLTPNQILLRGCSLRNTEYIVAAVIFTGHETKVMMNAMNVPSKRSTLERKLDKLILTLLATLFVMCFIGAIGSATFINRKYYYLSLGKGVEAQFNPDNRLVVFAATMLTLVTLFSTIIPISLYVSIEMIKIFQSTQYINKDLHMYHAETNTPALARTSNLNEELGQVEYIFSDKTGTLTRNMMEFFKCSIGGEVYGTGITEIEMGGAQRTGNRVEMYRSANAVHEKGFNFDDARLMRGAWRNEPNPDMCKEFFRCLAICHTVLPEGDDSPEKITYQAASPDEAALVIAAKNFGFFFYRRTPTMIYVRESHVEKMGKIDDVAYEILNVLEFNSTRKRQSVVCRYPNGRLVLYCKGADSVIYERLAPGQDDLKRITRENLEQYGSAGLRTLCLAYRDLSPEIYEGWNEKFIQAKSSLRDREKKLDEVAELIEKELILIGCTAIEDKLQEGVPNCIETLSKAGIKIWVLTGDKMETAINIAYACKLIHNDMKQFIISSETDVIREVEERGDPVELARVMKEEVRKELSKSLEEAQSCFRTVSGPKLALVIDGKCLMYALDPNLRTMLLNLSLNCTSVVCCRVSPLQKAQVTSLVKKGARKITLSIGDGANDVSMIQAAHVGVGISGQEGMQAVMASDFAIAQFRFLSDLLLVHGRWSYLRICKVVTYFFYKNLTFTLTQFWFTFQAGFSGQRFYDDWFQSLYNVMFTSLPVIIFGFFEKDVSASLSKKYPQLYKEGIRNSYFKWRVVAAWAFSAFYQSLIFYHFVTASSSTGLNSSGKMFGLWDVSTMAFTCVVVTVNLRLLLMCNSITRWHHIGISGSILAWFVFVCIYSLIRENLSYVIYVIMSTVYFYLTFLLVPIVALLGDFLWQGIQRWFFPYDYQIIQEIHRHEPDDYTGAMGLEIRNQLTTDQERSFAISLLPRETSKYTGFAFDSPGYESFFASQHGVYAPQKAWDVIRRASMRTKPKTSTKK